The following proteins are co-located in the Rippkaea orientalis PCC 8801 genome:
- a CDS encoding VOC family protein → MGVNYRTAFVTLATVNFETVVQFYGQLLQQDPNPFLPQIYAEFQLSGLTLGIFCPKSDHQSEFGNSQGSGISLCLEVTDLEAAIAILHPLGARVSHTIIKADHGQEIYAYDPDGNRLILVEFNR, encoded by the coding sequence ATGGGAGTCAATTATCGAACGGCTTTTGTGACACTAGCCACCGTAAATTTTGAGACGGTGGTTCAGTTTTATGGTCAACTTTTGCAGCAAGATCCTAATCCTTTTTTACCACAAATTTACGCAGAATTTCAGTTATCTGGGCTAACGTTAGGGATTTTTTGCCCAAAATCTGACCATCAATCGGAGTTTGGGAACTCTCAGGGAAGTGGTATCAGTCTTTGTTTAGAAGTCACGGATTTAGAAGCAGCGATCGCCATTTTACATCCATTAGGCGCAAGGGTATCTCATACTATTATTAAAGCCGATCATGGGCAAGAAATCTATGCCTATGATCCTGATGGTAATCGTTTAATTTTAGTAGAATTTAATCGTTAA
- the map gene encoding type I methionyl aminopeptidase gives MGETITLLSKREIEKMRRAGRLAAQLLDHLAPMIQPGVSTLEINDEAERWTQAHNAVSAPLGYHGFPRSICTSINEVICHGIPNAKQILKEGDIINIDVTPILDGYHGDTSRTFFVGTPSDKAKQLVEVTEECLRRGIAAVKPGGKIGDIGAAIQEYAESYGFSVVRDFVGHGISNIFHTPPQVPHFGQRGKGKRLRPGMVFTIEPMINEGTYEAVILQDNWTAITKDGKLSAQFEHTIAVTETGVEILTLLD, from the coding sequence ATGGGAGAAACCATAACCTTACTTTCAAAACGAGAAATTGAGAAAATGCGACGCGCTGGACGTTTAGCAGCGCAATTATTAGACCATTTAGCCCCGATGATACAACCTGGGGTCAGTACCCTCGAAATTAACGATGAAGCTGAACGCTGGACTCAAGCGCATAACGCCGTCAGTGCCCCTTTAGGGTATCATGGCTTTCCTAGGTCAATTTGTACGAGTATTAATGAAGTAATTTGTCATGGTATTCCCAACGCCAAGCAAATTCTCAAAGAGGGAGATATTATTAACATCGATGTTACCCCGATTCTCGATGGTTATCATGGCGATACTTCGCGTACCTTTTTTGTTGGAACGCCTTCGGACAAAGCCAAACAATTAGTCGAAGTGACCGAAGAATGTTTGAGACGAGGGATTGCGGCGGTAAAACCTGGGGGAAAAATCGGGGATATTGGCGCAGCTATCCAAGAATACGCGGAATCCTATGGATTTTCGGTGGTAAGAGATTTTGTTGGCCATGGAATTAGCAATATTTTCCATACCCCTCCCCAAGTCCCCCATTTTGGACAACGGGGTAAGGGAAAACGCTTGCGTCCTGGGATGGTTTTTACCATTGAACCGATGATTAATGAGGGAACTTACGAAGCCGTCATCTTACAAGATAATTGGACAGCGATCACTAAAGATGGTAAGCTATCGGCACAATTTGAACATACCATTGCCGTAACAGAAACCGGGGTAGAAATTTTGACTTTATTGGATTAA
- a CDS encoding tetratricopeptide repeat protein, which produces MVRQTTLPWLVSLFVMGLTLPANAQLQPLLILAQQSTDSEELKELLRLGREYVDLKDYNSAIVTYEKAAILDGNNAKIFSGIGYLYAQKGNFRQAVKAYQQAVTLDPNNADFYYALGFSLANIGDNENAASAYYYAIQLAPRVTKNYIGLGVVLLRQNDYQGAAEAYKRVIALDPNNSEAFAIMGSSLIQQKELDKAIQYLNNAVKRFPNDLELRLLLATAFLEQDNNELAFNQLKSAERISPGNPKVQLKIGRILEQQNKLDDALKTYQRITYLSPSSTEARAGVGRIQLATKDYLGAVITYRELASMLPETPEPYYYLGLAYKERGRKKEATKALEQARQLYQKQDNNKGIEEVDKLLKQL; this is translated from the coding sequence ATGGTTCGCCAAACAACCCTACCCTGGTTAGTAAGTCTATTCGTAATGGGTTTAACTTTACCCGCGAATGCTCAACTTCAACCTCTATTAATTTTAGCGCAACAATCAACTGACTCAGAGGAACTCAAAGAATTGTTGCGTTTAGGTCGAGAATATGTTGATCTTAAAGACTATAATAGCGCGATCGTAACCTATGAGAAGGCAGCTATTCTTGATGGTAATAATGCTAAAATTTTCTCAGGAATCGGTTATTTGTACGCCCAAAAAGGGAACTTTAGACAAGCCGTTAAGGCCTATCAACAAGCCGTTACTCTTGATCCTAATAATGCTGATTTTTATTACGCTCTAGGGTTTAGTTTAGCGAATATAGGAGATAATGAAAATGCCGCTTCTGCTTATTATTATGCGATTCAACTTGCTCCACGAGTGACGAAAAATTATATTGGATTAGGGGTGGTTTTATTACGTCAAAATGATTATCAAGGAGCAGCAGAAGCTTATAAACGAGTGATTGCCCTTGATCCCAATAATTCAGAAGCTTTTGCTATTATGGGTTCTTCTTTGATTCAACAAAAAGAACTTGATAAAGCCATTCAATATCTCAATAATGCGGTTAAAAGATTTCCTAATGATCTGGAGTTAAGATTATTATTAGCAACGGCTTTTTTAGAACAAGATAATAACGAACTCGCCTTTAATCAGTTAAAGAGTGCTGAAAGAATTAGCCCGGGAAATCCTAAAGTTCAGTTGAAAATTGGCCGCATTTTAGAACAACAAAACAAGTTGGATGACGCGCTTAAAACCTATCAACGGATTACTTATTTATCCCCTAGTTCAACGGAAGCGCGTGCGGGAGTTGGTAGAATACAACTAGCTACTAAAGATTATCTAGGTGCAGTTATCACTTATCGAGAATTAGCGTCAATGCTTCCTGAAACTCCTGAACCTTACTATTATTTGGGATTAGCTTATAAGGAGCGGGGACGAAAAAAAGAAGCGACTAAAGCGTTAGAACAAGCACGTCAATTGTATCAAAAACAAGACAATAATAAGGGCATTGAGGAAGTTGATAAATTACTTAAACAATTGTAG
- a CDS encoding thioredoxin family protein, with protein sequence MVLTPSTMLPLGTKAPNFQLPDVVSEKTISLETFANKKAILVMFICQHCPFVKHIQTQLAKLGHDYVDKGLGIVAISANDVANYPDDSPSNLKKMAQELGFNFPVCYDESQEIAKAYTAACTPDFFLFDGDYQLVYRGQLDDSRPGNNIPVTGKDLRIAIDAILGGNSITIEQKPSIGCNIKWKAGNEPPYYG encoded by the coding sequence ATGGTGTTAACTCCTTCTACGATGCTACCCCTTGGAACTAAAGCTCCTAATTTTCAATTACCCGACGTGGTATCAGAAAAAACAATTTCTTTAGAAACATTTGCTAATAAGAAAGCCATTTTAGTGATGTTTATTTGTCAGCATTGTCCTTTTGTTAAGCATATTCAAACCCAATTGGCTAAACTAGGACATGATTATGTTGATAAAGGATTAGGAATTGTGGCAATTAGTGCCAACGATGTCGCTAATTATCCCGATGATTCTCCGTCAAATCTTAAGAAAATGGCTCAAGAATTAGGATTTAATTTTCCAGTTTGTTATGATGAAAGCCAAGAAATTGCTAAAGCTTATACGGCTGCTTGTACCCCTGATTTTTTCCTTTTTGATGGAGACTATCAATTAGTTTATCGCGGACAATTAGATGACAGTCGTCCCGGAAATAATATTCCCGTCACTGGGAAAGATTTAAGGATAGCTATTGACGCTATTTTAGGAGGTAATTCAATTACCATTGAGCAAAAACCGAGTATTGGCTGTAACATTAAATGGAAAGCCGGTAATGAACCCCCTTATTATGGTTAA
- a CDS encoding ABC transporter permease encodes MNDLIELNLADLGWSLGIIALAMLLSNWQRLGLEGQLLFAAGRSLLQLLVVGSILVTIFELNNPLAVTGILGIMLTIAAVVANNRIKNKKKGLLLMVWGSLLVSTGLTLSYALIVIIQPDNWYSPQYLIPLAGMVFGNAMNSASLAGERLANDIIHNSLEVETYLCLGATPKQAILTYRKDAIRVGLIPTLNQMMVVGIVSLPGMFTGQVLAGSDPLNAASYQILILFMIVFANLLTAILVTEGVYRKYFNPQAQLIL; translated from the coding sequence ATGAATGATTTAATTGAGCTTAATCTAGCTGATTTAGGATGGTCTTTAGGAATTATTGCCCTAGCCATGCTGTTATCGAATTGGCAACGGTTAGGATTAGAAGGACAATTGCTGTTTGCGGCCGGGCGATCGCTGCTACAATTATTAGTTGTTGGCTCGATCTTAGTGACTATTTTTGAGTTAAATAATCCCTTAGCAGTGACGGGTATTTTAGGGATTATGTTAACTATTGCTGCTGTCGTCGCAAACAATCGTATTAAGAACAAAAAAAAAGGTCTATTACTGATGGTTTGGGGGTCATTATTAGTTAGCACTGGTTTAACCTTAAGCTATGCGTTAATTGTGATTATTCAACCCGATAATTGGTACTCTCCACAATATTTAATTCCTTTAGCGGGAATGGTTTTTGGTAATGCCATGAATAGTGCCTCTTTAGCCGGAGAAAGATTAGCCAATGACATCATCCATAATAGCTTAGAAGTGGAAACTTATCTCTGTTTGGGGGCTACTCCCAAACAAGCAATATTGACCTATCGAAAAGACGCTATTCGCGTTGGATTAATTCCTACCCTAAATCAAATGATGGTTGTCGGAATTGTGAGTTTACCAGGGATGTTTACCGGACAAGTTTTAGCAGGAAGTGATCCCTTAAATGCTGCTTCCTATCAAATTTTAATTCTATTTATGATTGTTTTCGCTAATTTATTAACCGCTATTCTCGTCACCGAAGGAGTCTATCGAAAATACTTTAATCCCCAAGCTCAATTAATTTTGTAA
- a CDS encoding glycosyltransferase has product MENILLLTTILSLIIWVYLLLFRGGFWLSNQKIKPQALGITDYPSVYAVIPARNEADVLPISLKSLLNQDYLGQFTIILIDDQSSDGTGEVAQEIAKNCHQSNRLIVISGQTLPTGWSGKLWAMEQGLKYIKKHNCQPKYILFTDADIEHHPTNLQELVTKSQQENLALTSLMVWLRCQSIWEQFLIPAFVFFFEKLYPFAWVNNAKNKMAAAAGGCILIRRDILEEIGGLEIVRQALIDDCSLAAAVKSKLQQNPNNTQGIWLGLSEKTRSLRPYDSLETIWNMVARTAYTQLNYSPLLLSGTVLGLTLVYLIPILSLALGLLLGNSLIALFGGITWILMAIAYLPTLILYKASPLWSLTLPIIAFLYLLMTIDSALRHWQGKGGAWKGRVYANNE; this is encoded by the coding sequence ATGGAAAACATACTATTATTAACGACAATTTTATCATTAATCATTTGGGTTTATTTATTACTCTTCAGAGGAGGTTTTTGGCTATCAAATCAAAAGATCAAACCCCAAGCACTAGGAATAACTGATTATCCTTCTGTTTATGCTGTTATCCCTGCACGCAATGAAGCTGATGTTTTACCTATTAGTTTAAAATCCCTATTAAACCAAGATTATTTAGGTCAATTTACTATTATTTTAATCGATGATCAAAGTAGTGATGGAACAGGAGAAGTTGCTCAAGAAATTGCTAAAAACTGTCATCAATCTAACCGTTTAATTGTTATTTCAGGACAGACATTACCCACTGGATGGTCAGGAAAATTATGGGCAATGGAGCAGGGACTTAAATACATAAAAAAGCATAATTGTCAACCAAAATATATACTTTTTACCGATGCTGATATTGAACATCATCCAACTAATTTACAGGAATTAGTAACAAAATCTCAGCAAGAAAATTTAGCCTTAACTTCCTTGATGGTGTGGTTAAGATGTCAAAGTATTTGGGAACAATTTTTAATTCCTGCGTTTGTCTTTTTCTTTGAGAAACTCTATCCTTTTGCTTGGGTTAACAACGCTAAAAATAAAATGGCTGCTGCTGCGGGAGGATGTATCCTCATTCGTCGGGATATCCTCGAAGAAATTGGAGGATTAGAGATAGTCCGTCAAGCATTAATTGATGATTGTTCCTTAGCTGCTGCGGTGAAATCTAAATTACAACAGAACCCAAACAATACCCAAGGAATTTGGTTAGGATTAAGTGAAAAAACCCGTAGTTTACGGCCTTATGATTCCTTAGAAACGATTTGGAATATGGTAGCCAGAACTGCCTATACGCAACTCAATTATTCCCCTTTATTACTAAGTGGAACAGTTTTAGGATTAACCCTAGTTTATCTAATTCCTATCTTGAGTTTAGCGTTAGGATTACTCCTAGGAAATAGCTTAATTGCTCTTTTTGGGGGGATAACTTGGATACTAATGGCTATTGCCTATTTACCTACTTTAATCCTTTATAAAGCCTCACCCTTATGGTCGTTAACCTTACCAATTATTGCCTTTTTATACTTATTAATGACTATAGATTCTGCGCTGCGTCATTGGCAAGGAAAAGGAGGTGCTTGGAAGGGAAGAGTTTATGCCAATAATGAATAA
- the cobM gene encoding precorrin-4 C(11)-methyltransferase, translated as MTLLKPSVYFIGAGPGDPELLTLKAYKIITQGDVILYADSLVPKEILQDVRSDAQLIPTGNKTLEQIIDLIIKSVKNNQSVVRLHSGDLTLYSAIHEQILRLREENIPFELVPGISAFQAAAAKLQTELTIPDLVQTIILTRISGRASAVPEAEELASLAAHQASLCLYLAARHIQEAQNKLLQYYAPDTPVAICFRIGWPDEKIWLVPLEKMAQVTEEENLIRTTLYLISPALKANYSTRSRLYHPEHSHLFRPNK; from the coding sequence ATGACTCTTCTAAAACCCTCGGTTTATTTCATTGGGGCAGGCCCTGGTGATCCTGAATTATTAACCCTAAAAGCTTATAAAATTATCACGCAAGGGGATGTGATTTTATACGCAGATTCTCTTGTTCCTAAAGAAATTTTACAAGATGTTCGTTCAGATGCTCAACTAATTCCTACAGGTAACAAAACCCTAGAACAAATCATTGATTTAATCATCAAAAGTGTTAAAAATAATCAATCCGTTGTGCGTCTTCATTCAGGCGATTTAACTCTTTATAGTGCCATTCACGAACAAATTTTAAGACTGAGAGAAGAAAATATTCCCTTTGAATTAGTCCCTGGGATTAGTGCTTTTCAAGCAGCAGCAGCAAAATTACAGACAGAGTTAACCATTCCTGACTTAGTTCAAACGATTATTTTAACCCGTATTAGTGGTCGCGCTTCGGCTGTTCCTGAAGCGGAAGAATTAGCCAGTTTAGCTGCCCATCAAGCGAGTTTATGCCTCTATTTAGCAGCCCGTCATATCCAAGAAGCACAAAACAAATTACTCCAATATTATGCCCCAGATACCCCTGTTGCTATCTGTTTTCGGATTGGATGGCCCGATGAAAAAATTTGGCTGGTTCCCTTAGAAAAAATGGCACAAGTAACAGAAGAAGAAAACCTAATTCGGACAACACTTTATTTAATTAGTCCTGCACTAAAAGCCAATTATTCCACTCGTTCTCGTCTCTATCATCCTGAACATTCCCACCTTTTTCGACCCAATAAATAA
- a CDS encoding NYN domain-containing protein translates to MTQDQKLTRIGIFYDGNYFLHVSNYYNYNHERKARVSIPGLHEFIRHQVAKEEGVDVRLCQIVDAHYFRGRLSAGEASRNQLYYDRVFDDILMSEGVITHYLPLRTWGGKMEEKGIDVWLALEAFELAFYKRFSVLVLIACDGDYVPLVRKLNTLGTRVMVLSWDFNYINEYGDERITRTSQDLLEEVTYPVAMHEIIDNRINRNDALINNLFASPKSSNKEFAVPPKTFSSEKSEIISLQPGGYGFIKYPPNNLFFHFTDLVDVDFNDLEKGMKVEFSRGTNDRGETVAKNVKPLLDT, encoded by the coding sequence ATGACACAAGATCAAAAACTAACAAGAATAGGAATATTTTATGATGGAAATTATTTTCTTCATGTTAGTAACTACTATAATTATAATCATGAAAGAAAAGCAAGAGTTAGTATTCCTGGGTTACACGAATTTATCAGACATCAAGTTGCCAAAGAAGAAGGGGTAGATGTACGGCTGTGTCAAATTGTTGACGCTCATTATTTTCGAGGTAGACTAAGTGCAGGGGAAGCAAGTCGAAATCAATTATATTATGATCGGGTTTTTGATGATATTTTAATGTCAGAAGGAGTAATTACTCACTATTTACCCCTCAGAACTTGGGGCGGAAAAATGGAAGAAAAAGGCATTGATGTTTGGTTAGCACTGGAAGCTTTTGAACTCGCTTTTTACAAGCGTTTTAGTGTCCTTGTTTTAATCGCTTGTGATGGAGATTATGTTCCTTTGGTGAGAAAATTAAATACCCTAGGAACAAGAGTTATGGTACTTAGTTGGGATTTTAATTATATTAACGAGTACGGTGATGAAAGAATTACGAGAACTTCTCAAGATCTTTTAGAAGAAGTCACTTATCCAGTCGCTATGCACGAAATTATTGATAATAGAATTAATCGCAATGATGCCTTAATTAATAATTTATTTGCTTCCCCCAAGAGTTCTAATAAAGAGTTTGCTGTTCCCCCGAAAACTTTTTCATCAGAAAAGAGTGAAATTATTAGTCTTCAACCCGGAGGATATGGATTTATTAAATATCCCCCCAACAACTTATTTTTCCATTTTACTGACTTAGTTGATGTAGACTTTAATGACCTAGAAAAAGGCATGAAAGTCGAATTTTCCAGAGGAACAAATGATCGCGGAGAAACCGTCGCTAAAAACGTTAAACCTTTACTTGACACCTAG
- a CDS encoding prolyl oligopeptidase family serine peptidase, which translates to MSSYFSKFSYPLSQQQDIIDIYHGIIVKDPYRWLENPDSEETQTWIKAQNQLTFDYLANISVREPLKKRLTELWNYEKYGIPFKEGDRYFYFKNDGLQNQSVFYTLKTLKDEPQVLLDPNTLSSDGTVALSGLAISKNAQYLAYGLSTSGSDWVEWKVKNIETGEDLSDHLKWIKFSGASWTNDHQGFFYSRYNEPNEKSKLEDINYYQKLYYHRLGTTQDQDILVYDRPDQKEWGFNGNVTEDGRYLIISVWQGTDPKNLLFYKDLHDPNAAVIELINQFEASYGFIDNEGSTFWLRTDLNAPKKRIIAIDINNPSQDNWQEIIPETEDTLDGVGILNNQFVCDYLKNAKSAIKIFDLQGTLIREVDLPDLGIVGGFEGKRYETETFYSFANFTTPSTIYHYDMITGKSTLFRQPNVHFNPQDFESKQVFYISKDGTKIPMFITHKKGLKLEGKNPTYLYGYGGFNVSLTPSFSISNIVWMEQGGIYAVPNLRGGGEYGEEWHQAGMKLNKQTVFDDFIAAAEWLIKNNYTSPQKLAIGGGSNGGLLVGACMTQRPDLFKAVLLSVGVLDMLRFNQFTIGWAWCPEYGSPENEAEFKVLYAYSPLHNVKPQTVYPATLIITADHDDRVVPAHSFKFAAALQTAHQGNNPILIRIETKAGHGAGKPTTKMIEEIADKWAFLINNLKEG; encoded by the coding sequence ATGTCATCTTATTTTTCTAAATTTTCCTATCCTTTGAGTCAACAACAAGATATTATTGATATTTATCATGGAATAATTGTTAAAGATCCCTATCGTTGGTTAGAAAATCCTGACTCCGAAGAAACTCAAACTTGGATCAAGGCGCAAAATCAACTAACCTTTGATTATTTAGCCAATATTTCTGTTAGAGAACCTCTTAAAAAACGGCTAACTGAACTGTGGAATTATGAAAAGTATGGTATTCCTTTTAAAGAAGGCGATCGCTACTTTTATTTTAAAAATGATGGACTGCAAAATCAAAGCGTTTTCTACACTTTAAAAACCCTTAAAGACGAACCCCAAGTTCTTTTAGATCCTAATACCTTATCCTCAGATGGAACCGTTGCATTATCAGGTTTAGCTATCTCAAAAAATGCCCAATATTTAGCCTATGGGTTATCAACATCTGGATCAGATTGGGTAGAATGGAAAGTCAAAAATATTGAAACTGGAGAAGACTTATCAGACCATTTAAAATGGATTAAATTTTCTGGTGCATCTTGGACAAATGATCACCAAGGATTTTTCTATAGTCGCTACAATGAACCCAATGAAAAAAGCAAACTCGAAGACATTAATTATTACCAAAAACTCTATTATCATCGCCTAGGAACAACCCAAGATCAAGATATTTTAGTTTATGATCGTCCCGATCAAAAAGAATGGGGTTTTAATGGCAACGTCACCGAAGATGGACGCTATTTAATTATTAGTGTTTGGCAAGGAACTGATCCCAAGAATTTGCTTTTTTATAAAGATTTACACGATCCTAACGCTGCTGTTATCGAACTGATTAATCAATTTGAAGCGAGTTATGGATTTATTGATAATGAGGGGTCAACTTTTTGGCTAAGAACAGACTTAAACGCGCCTAAAAAACGGATTATTGCCATTGATATCAACAACCCAAGTCAAGATAATTGGCAAGAAATTATTCCCGAAACAGAAGATACATTAGACGGAGTAGGCATTTTAAATAATCAATTTGTTTGTGATTATCTAAAAAACGCAAAATCTGCTATTAAAATCTTCGATCTCCAAGGAACTTTGATCCGAGAAGTTGACTTACCTGACTTGGGAATTGTCGGAGGATTTGAAGGCAAACGATACGAGACAGAAACCTTCTACAGTTTTGCTAATTTTACCACACCATCAACCATTTATCATTATGATATGATCACGGGTAAAAGTACTCTATTCCGTCAACCCAATGTTCATTTTAATCCTCAAGACTTTGAAAGCAAACAAGTTTTTTATATCAGCAAGGATGGAACTAAAATTCCTATGTTTATTACCCATAAAAAAGGGTTAAAATTAGAGGGAAAAAATCCTACTTATTTGTATGGATATGGTGGGTTTAATGTTTCTCTAACTCCAAGCTTTTCCATTAGCAATATTGTCTGGATGGAACAGGGAGGAATTTATGCTGTCCCTAACCTAAGAGGAGGAGGAGAATACGGAGAAGAATGGCATCAAGCAGGGATGAAATTAAACAAACAAACTGTTTTTGATGACTTTATTGCTGCGGCAGAATGGTTAATAAAAAATAACTATACATCACCCCAAAAATTAGCTATTGGAGGGGGAAGTAATGGGGGTTTATTAGTGGGAGCTTGCATGACCCAAAGACCCGATTTATTTAAGGCTGTCTTGCTATCCGTTGGGGTATTAGATATGCTAAGATTTAATCAATTTACCATTGGTTGGGCTTGGTGTCCAGAGTATGGTAGTCCCGAAAATGAAGCAGAGTTTAAAGTACTTTATGCCTATTCTCCCTTACATAATGTTAAGCCACAAACCGTCTATCCAGCTACCTTGATCATAACAGCAGACCACGATGATCGCGTCGTTCCTGCCCATAGTTTTAAATTTGCTGCAGCCTTACAAACCGCTCATCAAGGCAATAATCCTATTCTAATTCGAATTGAAACAAAAGCAGGACATGGTGCAGGAAAACCCACCACAAAAATGATTGAAGAAATTGCAGATAAGTGGGCATTTTTAATCAATAATTTAAAAGAGGGTTAG
- a CDS encoding cupin domain-containing protein, with protein sequence MISRAKSRIKIEHQPSIKRLEELGVSRWPIWSKEVSEFPWTYDDAETCYFLEGEVVVTPDGEEPVTMGQGDLVTFPAGMSCTWTIRRDVRKHYKFEG encoded by the coding sequence ATGATCTCTCGAGCAAAAAGTCGTATTAAAATTGAACATCAACCCAGTATAAAGCGTCTCGAAGAATTAGGGGTTTCTCGTTGGCCAATTTGGTCTAAGGAAGTCTCAGAATTTCCGTGGACTTACGATGACGCGGAAACTTGTTATTTCCTCGAAGGAGAGGTAGTGGTAACACCTGATGGGGAAGAACCCGTCACCATGGGTCAAGGGGACTTAGTGACCTTTCCGGCAGGAATGTCCTGTACTTGGACAATTCGCCGTGATGTAAGAAAACATTACAAATTTGAGGGCTAG
- a CDS encoding NAD(P)H-quinone oxidoreductase subunit F, which translates to MIENFSQTVWLVPLYALVGAVLAIPWSPGIIRETGPRPSGYINIAMTFVAFLHSLFALVETWNKPPQYLSFEWLHAANLNIALDLEISTITLGALLLITGLNLAAQIYAIGYLEMDWGWARFYTLIALFEAGICALVLCNSLFFSYVVLEILTLGTYLLIGFWFNQSLVVTGARDAFLTKRVGDLILLMGVVALLPLAGTWNYTELAQWAKTTTIDPTVATLLCLALIAGPLAKCAQFPLHLWLDEAMEGPMPATILRNTIVVSSGAWVLVKLQPVLALSPVVAKVMMIVGSVTAIGASLIAIAQIDIKRSLSYSVSAYMGLVFIAVGTQQDETALRLLFTYAIAMSLLVMSIGGVVLNNITQNLTQYGGLWSRRPISGLAYLVGAASLVAFPPFGCFWTLTEMADHLWTSHPWLVGVLVIVNGLTAFSIIREFSLIFGGKPKQMTVRSPEGLWALVLPMTITMGFALHVPILLWQWNILPEWENLNLTVATVLVISTLVGGIASAWIYLNDQIPKPIELKPKALQNFLAYDLYTAQLYRVTIVFFVGLISQIVYWFDRYLVDGVINLVGLATVFSGQSLKYNVSGQTQFYFLSIFLGVALFVAVVCFPFLSQISLSISP; encoded by the coding sequence ATGATTGAAAACTTTAGCCAAACCGTTTGGCTAGTACCTTTATATGCTCTTGTCGGTGCGGTACTAGCGATTCCCTGGTCCCCTGGAATTATTCGTGAAACGGGTCCAAGACCATCGGGTTACATCAATATTGCAATGACTTTTGTGGCCTTTCTTCACAGTTTATTTGCGCTGGTGGAAACCTGGAATAAACCTCCTCAATATTTATCCTTTGAATGGCTTCATGCTGCGAACCTAAACATTGCCTTAGATCTCGAAATTTCTACCATTACCCTTGGCGCATTACTGTTAATTACGGGGTTAAATTTAGCTGCCCAAATTTATGCCATTGGCTACTTAGAAATGGACTGGGGATGGGCAAGATTTTATACCCTCATTGCTTTATTTGAAGCGGGGATCTGTGCTTTAGTGCTATGTAATTCCCTGTTTTTCAGTTATGTTGTCCTCGAAATTCTTACCCTAGGAACCTATCTCCTGATTGGCTTTTGGTTCAACCAATCTTTAGTCGTAACTGGGGCAAGAGATGCGTTCCTAACCAAACGGGTAGGCGACTTAATCCTATTAATGGGAGTTGTGGCCTTATTACCCCTAGCAGGAACCTGGAATTACACCGAATTAGCCCAGTGGGCAAAAACCACCACCATTGACCCCACCGTCGCTACCTTGCTGTGTTTAGCCTTAATTGCGGGTCCCTTGGCTAAATGCGCTCAATTTCCCCTGCATCTGTGGTTAGATGAAGCGATGGAAGGTCCCATGCCGGCCACTATTTTACGCAATACTATCGTCGTTTCCTCTGGGGCGTGGGTTCTCGTTAAGTTACAACCTGTCTTAGCCTTATCTCCTGTGGTTGCGAAAGTCATGATGATCGTGGGTTCGGTAACGGCTATAGGAGCTTCCTTAATTGCGATCGCCCAAATTGATATTAAACGTTCGCTTTCTTACTCTGTTAGTGCCTATATGGGGTTAGTGTTCATCGCAGTAGGAACCCAACAGGACGAAACCGCCCTCAGACTGTTATTTACCTATGCGATCGCCATGTCATTATTAGTCATGAGCATTGGTGGAGTCGTTCTAAACAACATTACCCAAAACCTAACTCAATACGGCGGTTTATGGTCACGTCGTCCCATTTCTGGTCTTGCCTATCTAGTTGGGGCTGCTTCTCTAGTTGCCTTTCCGCCTTTCGGCTGTTTTTGGACGTTGACAGAAATGGCGGATCATCTGTGGACGAGTCATCCCTGGTTAGTGGGAGTCTTAGTCATTGTTAATGGATTGACAGCTTTTAGTATTATTCGGGAATTTAGCTTAATTTTTGGCGGTAAACCCAAACAAATGACTGTCCGTTCTCCCGAAGGTTTATGGGCATTAGTTTTACCTATGACAATTACCATGGGGTTTGCTTTGCACGTTCCGATTTTATTGTGGCAATGGAATATATTGCCTGAGTGGGAAAATCTGAATCTAACTGTCGCAACTGTGTTAGTTATTTCCACTTTAGTCGGGGGAATTGCCTCAGCCTGGATTTATCTTAATGATCAAATTCCTAAACCCATCGAATTGAAACCTAAAGCCCTACAGAACTTTTTGGCTTACGATCTCTATACTGCTCAACTTTATCGGGTGACAATTGTCTTTTTTGTGGGTTTAATTTCCCAGATTGTCTATTGGTTTGATCGCTACTTAGTTGATGGAGTTATTAACCTAGTTGGGTTAGCGACTGTCTTTAGTGGACAAAGCCTAAAATACAATGTCTCTGGACAAACCCAATTTTATTTTCTCTCCATTTTTCTCGGAGTTGCTCTATTTGTTGCCGTGGTTTGTTTTCCCTTTCTCAGCCAAATTTCTCTAAGTATTTCTCCCTAG